A window from Vigna angularis cultivar LongXiaoDou No.4 chromosome 7, ASM1680809v1, whole genome shotgun sequence encodes these proteins:
- the LOC108338493 gene encoding K(+) efflux antiporter 6 yields the protein MSLRKSPSPSPCCGDSHFVLLVPVLLVMLHSLLLLPHSSLAIRPTESDQIELANATESNVSLSRPREGSFADIIDRALEHEFTENDQNEAADPGSFNNSVAEQQAVLETVARVTPNKNDTKDEKSFQLHHVFNRGEDTPMLIDRKDNVFIISNFKSKYPVLQLDLRLISDLVVAIVSATCGGVAFAFAGQPVITGYLLAGSIVGPGGFNFVSEMVQVETVAQFGVIFLLFALGLEFSTTKLRVVRAVAVLGGLLQIFLFMCMCGLTVSLCGGKASEGVFVGAFLSMSSTAVVLKFLMEKNTTNALHGQVTIGTLILQDCAVGLLFALLPVLGGTSGVFQGVLSMTKLLVTLIAFLSVLTILSRTCLPWLLKLMISLSSQTNELYQLASVAFCLLVAWCSDKLGLSLELGSFAAGVMIATTDLAQHTLEQIEPIRNLFAALFLASIGMLIHVHFLWNHVDILVASVILVIVIKTIIIASVVKGFGYNNKTSILVGMSMAQIGEFAFVLLSRASNLHLVEGKLYLLLLGTTALSLVTTPLLFKLIPAVVHLGVLLKWFSPDSSVEIGYNKVDSLRSDSGKQRVILMDQESHDS from the exons ATGTCGTTGAGAAAATCACCGTCTCCGTCCCCGTGCTGCGGCGACAGTCACTTCGTGCTGCTGGTGCCTGTCCTGCTCGTTATGCTCCACTCGCTCCTTCTGCTTCCTCATTCCTCGCTTGCTATTCGGCCTACCGAGTCGGATCAGATCGAACTCGCCAACGCGACCGAGTCCAACGTCTCTCTCTCGCGACCTCGTGAAGGAAGCTTTGCCGACATAATTGATCGCGCGCTGGAGCACGAGTTCACCGAGAACGACCAGAACGAAG CGGCTGATCCGGGAAGTTTCAACAACAGTGTAGCAGAACAACAG GCTGTTCTGGAAACTGTGGCACGAGTCACACCAAACAAGAATGACACAAAGGATGAAAA GTCATTTCAACTACATCATGTATTCAATAGAGGTGAGGATACCCCAATGTTGATAGATCGGAAG GACAATGTCTTTATCATTTCTAACTTTAAATCCAAGTATCCCGTGCTCCAGCTAGATTTACG ATTGATTTCAGACCTGGTAGTTGCTATTGTTTCAGCAACTTGTGGGGGCGTTGCATTTGCTTTTGCTGGACAACCG GTGATAACCGGATATCTTCTAGCTGGCTCCATAGTTGGTCCTGGCGGCTTTAACTTCGTCAGTGAAATGGTGCAG GTGGAAACAGTGGCACAGTTTGGTgtaatatttcttctttttgcatTGGGCCTCGAGTTCTCCACAACAAAG CTTCGAGTTGTTCGAGCTGTTGCTGTTCTTGGAGGTCTACTTCAGATTTTTCTATTTATGTGCATGTGTGGACTTACTGTATCG CTATGTGGTGGTAAAGCTTCAGAAGGGGTTTTTGTTGGTGCTTTCCTTTCCATGTCTTCAACAGCAGTG GTCCTGAAGTTTTTGATGGAAAAGAACACCACTAATGCGCTTCATGGACAAGTCACAATTGGGACCCTTATTTTACAG GATTGTGCTGTTGGATTGCTCTTTGCATTGCTTCCAGTTCTGGGTGGCACCTCAGGTGTTTTTCAAGGAGTGTTATCAATGACCAAGCT GTTGGTGACTTTGATTGCTTTCCTCTCTGTTCTGACTATATTGTCTCGCACTTGCCTTCCATGGTTACTTAAACTGATGATAAGCCTCTCATCACAG ACAAATGAGCTCTATCAATTGGCGTCTGTTGCATTCTGCTTGCTAGTAGCCTGG TGTAGCGATAAGCTGGGACTAAGTCTAGAATTAGGTTCCTTTGCCGCTGGAGTGATGATTGCAACCACTGATCTGGCTCAACATACACTAGAGCAA ATTGAACCTATTCGCAATCTTTTTGCTGCTCTTTTCCTTGCCAGCATTGGAATGCTGATTCATGTTCATTTTCTCTGGAACCATGTTGATATTTTGGTAGCATCTGTAATATTGGTGATTGTTataaaaacaatcataattGCATCTGTTGTGAAAGGATTTGGTTACAACAACAAGACCTCAATACTT GTTGGAATGTCGATGGCACAGATAGGAGAGTTTGCTTTTGTTCTTCTAAGTCGTGCTTCAAACCTCCATCTAGTTGAG GGTAAATTATATCTGCTGCTTCTTGGGACCACAGCTCTTAGTCTG GTAACAACTCCTCTACTTTTCAAGCTTATTCCTGCCGTAGTGCACCTTGGTGTGCTATTGAAGTGGTTCTCGCCTGACAGTTCAGTGGAG ATAGGATATAATAAGGTAGATAGTCTCCGCTCAGACAGTGGTAAGCAGCGGGTAATTTTGATGGACCAAGAATCACATGACTCCTAA